The following are encoded together in the Chloroflexota bacterium genome:
- a CDS encoding SUMF1/EgtB/PvdO family nonheme iron enzyme, protein MLSVGQLLRDRYRVESLPEGNLLAYRGHDVEEDRACAIKEFEGEEVALFERSAEALASHNHPNLPALYEHFTLDSRLYVVLEWPEGENLQARLKRDGKLAEPEATQWVSQTLTALDYIRTLNLPLGRGGFSPAHVWIDSGGQAKLYGPGLTELAAPPDRAPFTAPEGGDDARADIYSAGATLFALLTARLPEQASPRKFNPDITLPTAQVIQRALAHRPEARYATIRDMRKALGRAKPRAREARVDLALGAPRVKPQPLLIGLGLIALLIIGALIVRNPLAATISATPTLAESGATATVPQPSSTPVPAITLTNTAPVPTRTPSSRPPSATPFLNLTPEVGTTAISPVDNMVLVFVPAGEFIMGSPDDDLQAFGNEKPEHAENVAAFWLDRSEVTNAQYQLCVEAGDCAPPARTDSTTRSSYYGAPAFDDYPVIWVNWLQAGAYCEWAGRRLPTEAEWEKAARGTDGRAYPWGNQPPDNTLLNFNLASGDTTQVGAFPNGASPYGGNRPVNRRSLHTAEVIHIHTQCSPSDSTTCTQPLE, encoded by the coding sequence ATGCTGAGTGTCGGCCAACTCCTGCGCGACCGCTATCGCGTTGAGTCCTTGCCAGAAGGCAACTTGCTTGCTTATCGCGGCCACGATGTTGAAGAAGATCGCGCCTGCGCCATCAAAGAATTTGAAGGCGAAGAAGTCGCTCTCTTCGAACGTTCTGCCGAAGCCCTGGCCTCGCACAACCACCCCAACCTGCCTGCGCTTTACGAGCACTTCACCCTCGACTCCCGGCTTTACGTTGTCCTTGAATGGCCCGAAGGCGAAAACCTGCAAGCCCGCCTCAAACGCGACGGCAAACTGGCCGAGCCTGAAGCCACGCAATGGGTAAGCCAAACCCTCACCGCCCTCGACTACATTCGCACCCTCAACCTGCCCCTCGGTCGCGGCGGCTTCTCCCCGGCCCACGTCTGGATCGACTCCGGCGGCCAGGCCAAACTTTATGGCCCCGGCCTCACCGAACTGGCCGCACCCCCCGACCGCGCCCCCTTCACCGCGCCCGAAGGCGGCGACGACGCCCGAGCCGACATCTACTCTGCCGGAGCAACCCTCTTCGCGCTTCTCACCGCCCGCCTGCCGGAGCAAGCCTCGCCGCGCAAGTTCAACCCGGACATCACCCTGCCTACCGCGCAAGTCATCCAGCGCGCGCTCGCCCATCGCCCCGAAGCCCGCTACGCCACCATCCGCGACATGCGCAAGGCGCTGGGCCGGGCCAAGCCGCGCGCGCGCGAAGCGCGAGTCGATCTGGCCCTGGGCGCGCCACGAGTCAAGCCGCAACCGCTCCTGATCGGCCTGGGCCTCATTGCCTTGCTGATCATTGGCGCTCTGATCGTCCGCAACCCGCTCGCCGCCACCATTTCCGCCACGCCAACGCTTGCAGAATCCGGGGCGACCGCCACTGTCCCTCAACCGTCTTCCACGCCCGTTCCGGCCATTACGCTCACAAACACCGCTCCGGTTCCTACCAGAACACCCTCGTCCCGGCCACCGTCGGCGACCCCGTTTTTGAATCTGACGCCCGAAGTCGGCACAACTGCGATTTCGCCGGTTGATAATATGGTGCTGGTCTTCGTCCCTGCGGGTGAGTTCATCATGGGCTCGCCCGACGACGACTTGCAGGCTTTTGGCAACGAGAAGCCGGAGCATGCGGAGAACGTGGCCGCTTTCTGGCTCGACCGCAGCGAGGTGACCAACGCTCAATATCAATTGTGCGTTGAGGCCGGCGACTGCGCGCCGCCCGCCCGAACCGACTCGACGACGCGCTCCAGTTACTACGGCGCCCCGGCCTTTGACGACTATCCCGTCATCTGGGTGAACTGGTTGCAGGCCGGCGCTTACTGCGAGTGGGCGGGCCGCCGCCTGCCAACCGAGGCCGAGTGGGAGAAGGCCGCGCGCGGAACCGATGGCCGGGCTTATCCCTGGGGCAACCAGCCGCCGGACAACACCTTGCTCAACTTCAACCTGGCTTCGGGCGATACCACCCAAGTCGGAGCGTTCCCGAACGGGGCCAGTCCTTACGGCGGCAACCGGCCCGTCAACCGCCGTTCACTCCACACGGCCGAAGTTATCCACATTCACACCCAGTGTTCGCCCTCTGATTCCACAACCTGCACACAGCCTCTCGAGC
- the trmD gene encoding tRNA (guanosine(37)-N1)-methyltransferase TrmD — protein MHIDIFTLFPAMFDAYLQESILKRAQAAGLLTVQAHNIRDWATDKHHVTDDAPYGGGGGMVMKAEPIFAAVESVLQTPKSQNPKIPIILLSPTGRKFTQSVARELAGHERFALICGRYEGVDERVREHLVTDEISIGDYVLTGGELPALVIVDAVARHLPGVLGDEDAVKDDSHASGLLEYPHYTRPPEFRGWVVPSVLQSGDHAKIARWRREQSLRRTWQLRPDLLLTAELSEEDKRFLLTLAEESIRESVARSQNVETPL, from the coding sequence ATGCATATTGACATCTTTACCCTTTTCCCGGCCATGTTCGACGCTTACCTGCAAGAGAGCATCCTCAAGCGGGCGCAAGCGGCGGGCCTGCTCACCGTTCAGGCGCACAACATTCGCGACTGGGCGACCGACAAGCACCACGTCACCGACGACGCCCCTTACGGCGGCGGCGGCGGCATGGTGATGAAGGCCGAGCCGATCTTTGCGGCGGTGGAAAGTGTATTGCAAACCCCAAAATCCCAAAATCCCAAAATCCCAATTATCCTGCTTTCACCCACAGGCCGTAAATTCACCCAGAGTGTGGCCCGCGAACTTGCCGGACACGAACGGTTCGCTCTCATTTGTGGTCGCTACGAAGGCGTGGATGAGCGTGTGCGCGAACACTTGGTCACTGACGAGATTTCGATTGGCGATTACGTGTTGACCGGCGGCGAGCTTCCGGCGCTGGTGATCGTTGATGCGGTGGCCCGTCACCTGCCCGGCGTGCTTGGCGATGAAGACGCCGTCAAAGACGACTCACATGCCAGCGGCTTGCTTGAATATCCACACTACACCCGCCCGCCCGAATTTCGCGGCTGGGTCGTGCCGAGCGTTTTGCAATCCGGCGACCACGCCAAAATTGCCCGCTGGCGGCGAGAGCAATCGCTTCGCCGAACGTGGCAATTGCGGCCCGACTTGCTGCTCACGGCTGAGTTGAGTGAGGAGGATAAGAGGTTTTTGTTGACGCTGGCGGAAGAAAGCATTCGGGAGTCAGTAGCCAGAAGCCAGAATGTTGAGACCCCTTTATGA